The following are from one region of the Phormidium sp. PBR-2020 genome:
- a CDS encoding UPF0175 family protein, producing the protein MSVIISDEILQASQLSPREFRQEIALYLFQTGRLTLGYASQLAEISPNAFRQRLKQHNIPLYSYDVEDFELDLKNLRQLGRL; encoded by the coding sequence ATGAGTGTCATCATTTCAGACGAAATCCTGCAAGCATCTCAGCTCAGCCCCCGTGAGTTTCGCCAAGAGATTGCATTATACCTGTTTCAAACTGGTCGTTTAACCTTGGGGTACGCCAGCCAACTCGCGGAGATATCGCCCAACGCCTTTCGTCAACGTCTTAAGCAGCACAACATCCCTCTCTATTCTTACGACGTTGAGGATTTTGAACTGGACTTGAAGAATCTGCGGCAGTTGGGACGGTTGTGA
- a CDS encoding high light inducible protein, with protein MAKPPAATDKGFGQSSTSAKKSRPKTNDSAGGNFGFTPKAEVWNGRLAMLGFVAVVLTELITHQGILAFWGLR; from the coding sequence GTGGCAAAACCGCCCGCAGCAACCGACAAAGGCTTTGGTCAATCCAGCACATCCGCCAAAAAATCGCGCCCGAAGACCAACGACTCAGCCGGGGGTAACTTTGGCTTTACCCCCAAAGCTGAAGTTTGGAACGGTCGCCTAGCCATGTTAGGCTTCGTGGCTGTTGTGCTGACCGAACTGATTACCCACCAAGGCATTCTCGCCTTTTGGGGCTTGCGCTAG
- the queF gene encoding preQ(1) synthase: protein MHDSQTPPNSTTSAESSSMKYGEREIQEGQLITFPNPRPGRRYEIRVTLPEFTCKCPFSGYPDFATIHLVYVPDETVVELKALKLYVNSYRDRYISHEESANQILDDFVAACDPLEANLRADFLPRGNVHTEIEIHHVKPGQTA from the coding sequence ATGCACGATTCACAAACGCCGCCGAACAGCACCACTTCGGCTGAGTCTTCCTCAATGAAATATGGAGAACGGGAGATTCAGGAGGGACAACTGATTACCTTTCCTAATCCTCGTCCGGGACGACGCTATGAGATTCGGGTGACGTTGCCGGAGTTTACCTGTAAATGCCCCTTTTCGGGCTATCCTGACTTTGCCACGATTCATCTGGTCTATGTGCCTGATGAGACGGTGGTGGAGTTGAAGGCTCTCAAGCTCTATGTGAATAGTTACCGCGATCGCTACATTTCCCACGAGGAGTCCGCGAATCAAATTTTGGATGATTTTGTAGCGGCTTGTGACCCCTTAGAGGCTAATCTTCGGGCTGATTTCTTACCCCGTGGGAATGTCCATACGGAAATTGAGATCCACCATGTTAAGCCAGGACAAACGGCCTAG
- a CDS encoding UPF0175 family protein, whose product MQVTIDLPEKLLQHFNRDRLNHEILEALVIQAYQTEKITHAEVGRILKLPSRWKINAFLKQHNADLHYDEADLESDRATLQQLRTKPTHCAS is encoded by the coding sequence ATGCAAGTCACCATCGATCTCCCTGAAAAGCTACTTCAGCACTTTAATCGCGATCGCCTCAACCATGAGATTCTAGAAGCTCTAGTCATACAAGCCTACCAAACCGAAAAAATTACCCATGCTGAAGTGGGTCGTATTCTGAAGCTACCCTCCCGATGGAAAATTAATGCCTTTTTGAAACAGCACAATGCTGATTTGCACTACGATGAGGCGGATTTAGAGTCGGATCGCGCAACCCTCCAGCAGCTACGGACAAAGCCCACCCATTGCGCTTCATGA
- a CDS encoding secondary thiamine-phosphate synthase enzyme YjbQ, with protein MVFQDEFELQTYNHGDLQDITERVEQIVKQSGIRTGLAHIFNVGSTASIGTIEFEPGLKRDLPELLDRLIPPSRDYGHEQTWHDGNGHSHLQATWLGPALTVPVRQGHLKLGTWQQIFHIECDIKPRQRQIVVTILGE; from the coding sequence ATGGTTTTCCAAGACGAGTTTGAACTACAGACCTATAATCATGGCGATCTACAAGATATCACCGAGCGGGTGGAGCAGATCGTCAAACAGTCCGGGATTCGCACTGGACTGGCCCATATTTTCAATGTGGGCAGTACGGCTTCGATTGGGACGATTGAGTTTGAGCCGGGACTGAAGCGGGATTTGCCGGAACTCCTGGACCGCTTGATTCCCCCGAGTCGGGATTATGGCCATGAACAAACTTGGCATGATGGCAATGGTCATTCTCATCTACAAGCCACCTGGTTGGGGCCGGCCCTGACGGTTCCGGTGCGACAGGGCCATCTGAAGCTAGGAACGTGGCAGCAAATCTTTCACATCGAATGTGATATTAAGCCGCGTCAGCGTCAGATTGTGGTCACGATTTTGGGGGAATAG
- a CDS encoding carbohydrate ABC transporter permease has product MSPQFNNRPHARPAKALPETSLDSTIAGANQWQGLILIFLMIGAGIMLVPLGIVLRAAFAPPGSLANLDWLGGWTLESYREAWMRGDFWLAFANSTLVALVVTGIQTVTSALAGYALARFQFRGRKTVLVLILATLAIPFQLLVIPIFLVLKWGHLLDTYGALILPTAVSGFGIFLMRQYFLTIPVAIEQAAILDGATAWQVLRHVMIPLSRPAWVTLFLFAFIGEWNDLFKPLVFTTRPELRTVQLTLAEFQEQFTSDWAVLMAAVVISSLPVIVLFLLGQRQFVQGIAATGVKE; this is encoded by the coding sequence ATGTCTCCCCAATTTAATAATCGACCTCATGCCCGTCCTGCTAAGGCTTTGCCCGAAACATCTCTCGATTCGACGATTGCTGGAGCTAATCAATGGCAGGGTCTAATCTTGATTTTTTTAATGATTGGTGCCGGGATTATGCTCGTCCCCCTGGGGATTGTCCTCAGGGCCGCCTTCGCGCCTCCCGGTTCCCTGGCGAACTTAGATTGGCTGGGGGGCTGGACCCTTGAGAGTTACCGCGAAGCCTGGATGCGTGGGGATTTTTGGTTGGCTTTTGCCAATTCTACCTTGGTAGCCCTGGTGGTTACCGGCATCCAAACCGTGACCTCCGCCTTAGCGGGGTATGCTCTGGCTAGATTTCAATTTCGCGGTCGCAAGACGGTGCTGGTCTTGATTCTAGCCACCTTAGCGATTCCCTTTCAGTTGCTGGTGATTCCGATTTTTCTGGTTTTGAAGTGGGGGCATCTCCTAGATACCTATGGAGCATTGATTCTGCCGACGGCCGTCAGTGGCTTCGGGATTTTCCTGATGCGACAGTATTTTCTGACCATTCCGGTCGCCATTGAGCAAGCGGCGATTTTAGATGGGGCGACGGCTTGGCAAGTGCTGCGACATGTCATGATTCCTCTATCTCGCCCGGCCTGGGTGACCTTGTTTTTGTTTGCCTTCATCGGCGAGTGGAATGATTTGTTTAAACCCTTGGTGTTTACCACCCGTCCTGAACTCAGAACAGTACAGTTGACCCTGGCGGAGTTTCAGGAACAGTTCACCAGTGACTGGGCGGTGCTAATGGCGGCGGTGGTCATTTCCTCGCTGCCGGTGATTGTCTTGTTTTTGCTGGGCCAGCGTCAGTTTGTCCAGGGGATTGCGGCGACGGGGGTGAAAGAATAG
- the accA gene encoding acetyl-CoA carboxylase carboxyl transferase subunit alpha has protein sequence MLLDFEKPLVELEKRIQQIRDIAEDTDVDVSDEIRQLEDRATELRQEIFSNLSPAQRLQLARHPRRPSTLDYIQAIGDEWIELHGDRGGSDDPALVGGVSRLGGIPVVMLGHQKGRDTKDNVRRNFGMASPGGYRKALRLMDHANRFGMPILTFIDTPGAWAGIEAEHLGQGEAIAVNLREMFGFEVPIICTVIGEGGSGGALGIGVGDRLLMFEHAVYTVATPEACAAILWKDAAKSPQAAEALKITAQDLKNLEILDRLLPEPIGGVHNQPVQATEILKTALIEELNSLLELSPQERQQLRYEKFRRMGVFLEG, from the coding sequence ATGCTCTTAGATTTCGAGAAACCCCTCGTTGAGCTAGAAAAGCGCATCCAGCAAATTCGAGATATTGCCGAGGACACCGATGTGGATGTCTCCGACGAGATCCGTCAACTCGAAGACCGGGCCACGGAGTTACGCCAGGAGATTTTTAGTAATCTCTCGCCGGCTCAGCGGTTGCAACTGGCTCGCCATCCCCGTCGTCCTAGTACCTTGGATTATATTCAGGCTATTGGCGATGAGTGGATTGAATTGCACGGCGATCGCGGGGGGTCTGATGACCCGGCTCTCGTGGGAGGGGTGTCTCGGCTGGGGGGAATCCCGGTGGTGATGTTGGGCCATCAGAAGGGACGGGATACGAAGGATAATGTTCGTCGTAATTTCGGCATGGCTTCCCCTGGGGGCTATCGTAAGGCGTTGCGGTTGATGGATCATGCCAATCGCTTTGGAATGCCCATTTTGACTTTTATTGATACCCCGGGGGCTTGGGCGGGGATTGAGGCGGAACATCTCGGCCAAGGGGAGGCGATCGCCGTCAACCTGCGGGAGATGTTTGGCTTTGAGGTTCCCATTATCTGTACGGTGATTGGCGAGGGAGGCTCAGGGGGTGCTTTGGGCATTGGGGTGGGCGATCGCCTGCTCATGTTTGAACATGCGGTGTATACTGTGGCAACTCCTGAGGCCTGTGCGGCCATTCTCTGGAAGGATGCGGCCAAGAGTCCCCAAGCGGCAGAAGCCCTGAAGATTACCGCCCAGGATCTTAAGAATTTAGAGATTCTCGATCGCCTCCTGCCCGAACCCATCGGTGGGGTTCACAATCAGCCGGTGCAGGCCACGGAAATCCTCAAAACGGCCTTAATTGAGGAACTCAATAGCCTCTTGGAGTTATCGCCCCAGGAACGACAACAACTACGTTACGAGAAGTTCCGCCGCATGGGGGTATTTCTGGAGGGTTAA
- a CDS encoding threonine synthase, translating into MTLSFSTANAPQPETAPQQRGWRGLINAYRPHLPVSDATPVITLHEGNTPLIPVPTIAAEIGKKVEVFVKYDGLNPTGSFKDRGMTLAISKAKEEGAKAVICASTGNTSAAAAAYAKRGGLRAFVLIPDGYVALGKLAQALVYGAEILAINGNFDRALEIVRELGESYPVTVVNSVNPYRLEGQKTAAFEVVDALGNAPDWLCIPVGNAGNITAYWMGFCQYQQLGHCDRLPRMMGFQAAGSAPLIEGAPVKHPDTVATAIRIGNPANWEKALAVENASQGEFNAVSDEEILHAYRLLGQEGIFCEPASAASVAGLLKLRDRVPSGATIVCVLTGNGLKDPDSAIKHSHSQLRQGIEPDVEQVAQAMGF; encoded by the coding sequence GTGACGCTGAGTTTTTCGACCGCCAACGCCCCTCAACCCGAAACCGCTCCACAGCAGCGAGGCTGGCGCGGTTTGATCAATGCCTACCGTCCCCACTTGCCGGTGAGCGACGCCACTCCGGTGATTACCCTCCATGAAGGGAACACCCCCCTAATTCCCGTCCCCACCATTGCCGCTGAAATTGGCAAAAAGGTCGAGGTCTTCGTCAAATACGACGGCCTCAACCCCACCGGCAGCTTCAAAGATCGCGGCATGACCCTCGCCATCTCCAAAGCCAAAGAAGAAGGCGCGAAAGCCGTCATCTGTGCCAGTACCGGCAACACCTCCGCCGCCGCCGCCGCCTATGCCAAACGGGGGGGCTTACGGGCCTTTGTGCTGATTCCCGACGGCTACGTGGCCCTGGGTAAACTCGCCCAAGCCCTAGTTTACGGCGCCGAAATCCTCGCCATCAACGGCAACTTTGACCGCGCCCTAGAAATTGTCCGCGAACTGGGGGAAAGCTACCCCGTCACCGTCGTCAACTCCGTCAATCCCTATCGCCTCGAAGGCCAGAAAACCGCTGCCTTTGAAGTGGTCGATGCCCTCGGTAACGCCCCCGACTGGCTCTGTATCCCCGTGGGCAATGCCGGCAATATCACCGCCTATTGGATGGGATTCTGCCAGTACCAACAATTAGGACATTGCGATCGCCTCCCCCGCATGATGGGCTTCCAGGCCGCCGGGTCCGCCCCCCTCATCGAAGGGGCCCCCGTCAAACATCCTGACACCGTGGCCACCGCCATCCGTATTGGCAACCCCGCCAACTGGGAAAAAGCCTTAGCCGTCGAGAATGCCAGCCAAGGAGAATTTAACGCCGTCAGCGACGAGGAAATCCTCCATGCCTACCGTCTCCTGGGGCAAGAAGGCATTTTTTGCGAACCCGCCAGTGCCGCCTCCGTCGCCGGCCTCCTGAAGCTGCGCGATCGCGTCCCTAGCGGGGCCACCATCGTCTGTGTCCTCACCGGCAATGGTCTAAAAGACCCCGACTCCGCCATCAAACATAGCCACAGCCAACTGCGCCAAGGCATTGAGCCAGATGTCGAGCAAGTGGCCCAAGCCATGGGATTCTAA
- the pgsA gene encoding CDP-diacylglycerol--glycerol-3-phosphate 3-phosphatidyltransferase, whose translation MTVATWITVSRLLVIPFFLYVVSHPDGGDRWLALALFLLAALTDWLDGYVARRFNQVTDLGKFLDPLVDKLLIFAPLLVFIEWGLLPAWGVFLVLTRELTIAGWRVNQPNISGANLWGKAKTVSQIVAISLLLAPLPEPWPRVGVISFWAAVALTLISGVIYLIPPEKTEPESLSQT comes from the coding sequence ATGACCGTTGCCACTTGGATTACCGTCTCCCGACTCCTGGTAATCCCTTTTTTTCTCTATGTTGTCAGTCATCCCGATGGGGGCGATCGCTGGCTCGCCCTGGCACTTTTTCTCCTGGCCGCTCTCACGGACTGGCTTGATGGCTACGTGGCCCGCCGCTTCAATCAGGTCACGGACCTAGGCAAGTTCCTCGATCCCCTCGTCGACAAACTACTGATTTTTGCCCCCCTGCTCGTTTTCATCGAATGGGGACTCCTACCCGCCTGGGGGGTGTTTCTGGTGCTGACGCGAGAACTCACCATCGCCGGTTGGCGCGTCAATCAGCCCAACATCTCCGGGGCCAATCTCTGGGGGAAAGCCAAAACCGTCAGTCAAATTGTCGCCATTAGCCTCTTGTTGGCCCCCCTCCCGGAACCCTGGCCCCGAGTGGGGGTGATTAGTTTTTGGGCCGCCGTCGCCCTAACCCTGATTTCTGGGGTGATTTATCTGATTCCTCCAGAAAAGACCGAGCCAGAATCTCTCTCCCAGACGTAG
- the ndhC gene encoding photosynthetic/respiratory NAD(P)H-quinone oxidoreductase subunit C: MFVLTGYEYFLGFLLICSLVPILALTVSKLVRPKSLGIESNTTYESGMEPIGGAWIQFNIRYYMFALVFVVFDVETVFLYPWAVAFHTLGLLAFVEALIFISILVIALVYAWRKGALEWS; encoded by the coding sequence GTGTTTGTTCTCACTGGTTACGAATATTTTCTAGGCTTCCTGCTCATTTGCAGTCTAGTGCCTATCCTGGCTCTGACTGTCTCGAAGCTGGTACGACCTAAAAGTCTGGGTATTGAATCCAATACCACCTACGAATCAGGGATGGAACCCATTGGTGGCGCCTGGATTCAGTTCAACATCCGCTACTACATGTTTGCCCTGGTTTTCGTGGTCTTCGATGTTGAGACCGTCTTTCTTTACCCCTGGGCTGTGGCCTTCCACACCCTAGGACTACTGGCATTCGTCGAGGCGTTGATTTTCATCAGCATCCTCGTCATTGCCCTCGTGTACGCCTGGCGCAAAGGAGCATTGGAATGGTCATGA
- a CDS encoding NAD(P)H-quinone oxidoreductase subunit J, with the protein MAEESPKNGNATEEQTEDKPVPAGPVSKWLTENGFANDALEADNLGVELIQVDSQVLIPIATALYAYGFNYLQCQGAYDAGPGQELVSFYHLIKVSDDAHKPEEVRLKVFLPRDEPKVPSVYWIWKGADWQERESYDMFGIHYDGHPNLKRLLMPEDWVGFPLRKDYISPDFYEIQDAY; encoded by the coding sequence GTGGCTGAAGAGTCCCCCAAAAATGGCAATGCGACCGAAGAACAAACCGAGGATAAACCTGTTCCGGCGGGCCCCGTCTCCAAATGGTTGACGGAGAATGGTTTTGCCAATGACGCCCTCGAAGCCGATAACCTAGGAGTAGAACTGATCCAGGTTGACTCCCAGGTGCTGATTCCCATTGCCACGGCCTTGTACGCCTACGGCTTTAATTACCTGCAATGTCAAGGGGCCTATGATGCGGGGCCGGGTCAGGAGTTAGTCAGTTTCTATCACCTGATTAAAGTCAGTGATGATGCTCATAAGCCCGAGGAAGTGCGTTTAAAAGTCTTTCTGCCCCGAGATGAGCCAAAAGTGCCCTCCGTCTATTGGATTTGGAAGGGTGCGGACTGGCAAGAACGGGAATCTTACGACATGTTTGGCATTCATTACGACGGCCACCCGAACTTGAAGCGTCTGTTGATGCCGGAAGACTGGGTGGGTTTCCCCCTACGGAAGGATTATATTTCTCCCGACTTCTACGAAATTCAAGATGCCTATTAG
- a CDS encoding DUF3368 domain-containing protein: MIVVADTSPINYLLLINQIDLLPCLFQDIIIPDVVRDEMLDPDAPLILQEWIANPPLWLTIQPVPVLDTTLNSLDPGEQAAITLAQTLPADLLIIDERLGRQIAKERGIAIIGTLGILDDAASQGFIKIGEAIAQLQQTNFRISRRIIQALLNKTKD; this comes from the coding sequence ATGATCGTCGTTGCCGATACCTCACCGATCAACTATCTGCTGCTCATTAACCAGATTGATCTACTTCCCTGCCTATTCCAAGACATCATCATTCCTGACGTAGTTCGGGATGAAATGCTTGATCCAGATGCACCACTTATTCTGCAAGAATGGATTGCTAATCCTCCTCTCTGGCTGACTATTCAGCCCGTTCCCGTACTCGATACCACCCTCAATAGTCTTGATCCTGGAGAGCAGGCAGCAATTACCCTAGCTCAAACCTTACCCGCTGACCTGCTGATCATTGATGAACGACTGGGGCGACAGATTGCCAAGGAGCGGGGGATTGCTATAATCGGCACTTTGGGAATTTTAGATGATGCTGCATCTCAAGGTTTTATCAAAATTGGTGAAGCGATCGCGCAGTTACAACAGACCAACTTTCGCATCTCCCGCCGGATCATTCAGGCATTGCTAAACAAAACCAAGGACTAG
- a CDS encoding long-chain acyl-[acyl-carrier-protein] reductase, which translates to MFGLIGHLTNLEHAQSVARDMGYDGLADQGLDFWCAAPPQTVDHITVTSITGQTIEGRYVESCFLPEMLATRRVKAATRKIINAMAHAQKIGLDITALGGFSSIVFENFNLNQIERIRNITLDFQRFTTGNTHTAYIIARQVEQASAQLGIELSQATVAVCGATGDIGSAVCRWLNARTDVAELLLIARDRQRLEDLQGELGRGKVMGLEDALPKADIIVWVASMPKGLVIDSTTLKKPCLLVDGGYPKNLDTKVQHPGVVVLKGGIVEHALDINWRIMKLVNMDVPARQMFACFAESMLLEFEKWYTNFSWGRNQITVEKMEKIGEVSLKHGFKPLLS; encoded by the coding sequence ATGTTTGGTTTAATCGGTCACCTGACTAATTTGGAACACGCCCAGTCCGTTGCCCGGGACATGGGATATGACGGACTTGCAGACCAAGGCCTTGACTTCTGGTGTGCAGCGCCGCCGCAAACGGTGGATCACATTACCGTCACCAGTATTACGGGGCAAACCATTGAAGGTCGTTATGTCGAATCCTGTTTTCTGCCGGAGATGCTGGCGACGCGGCGAGTGAAGGCCGCCACCCGCAAGATTATCAACGCGATGGCTCACGCTCAGAAAATTGGTCTCGATATTACGGCGTTGGGTGGCTTTTCCTCCATTGTCTTCGAGAATTTCAATCTCAATCAAATTGAGCGGATTCGCAATATTACCTTAGATTTCCAACGCTTCACCACGGGCAACACCCATACGGCCTATATTATTGCCCGTCAGGTTGAGCAGGCCAGCGCCCAGTTGGGGATTGAATTGTCTCAGGCGACGGTGGCGGTCTGTGGGGCAACGGGAGATATTGGCAGTGCCGTCTGTCGTTGGTTGAATGCTCGCACGGATGTGGCGGAGTTGTTGCTGATTGCGCGCGATCGCCAACGCTTGGAAGACTTACAAGGGGAACTCGGACGGGGTAAGGTGATGGGCTTAGAGGATGCTCTCCCCAAAGCCGATATCATTGTCTGGGTGGCCAGTATGCCCAAGGGACTGGTGATTGATTCAACGACGTTGAAAAAACCCTGTTTGCTGGTGGATGGCGGCTATCCCAAGAATCTGGACACGAAGGTGCAACATCCCGGTGTGGTGGTTCTTAAAGGTGGCATCGTCGAACATGCCCTGGATATCAACTGGCGTATCATGAAGTTGGTGAACATGGATGTTCCCGCTCGTCAGATGTTTGCCTGCTTTGCCGAATCCATGCTGCTTGAGTTTGAGAAGTGGTACACCAATTTTTCCTGGGGACGGAACCAAATCACCGTTGAGAAAATGGAGAAAATTGGTGAGGTGTCCCTCAAGCATGGGTTTAAACCCCTGTTGTCCTAG
- a CDS encoding aldehyde oxygenase (deformylating), with protein MPQLEATATLDYQSEVYKDAYSRINAIVIEGEQEAFDNYIRLAEMLPESQDELKSLAKMEKRHKKGFQACGRNLSVVADMEFAQEFFGKLRRNFEVASEANDIITCLVIQSLIIECFAISAYNIYIPHADPFARKITEGVVKDEYLHLNFGEEWLKAHFEEYKEQIDAANRENLPIVWEMLNAVAKDAKVLNMEKEELIEDFMIAYGEALSNIGFTTRDIMKMSSYGLRGAA; from the coding sequence ATGCCGCAGTTAGAAGCGACCGCCACTCTGGATTACCAAAGCGAAGTCTACAAAGACGCTTACAGTCGCATTAACGCCATTGTCATCGAAGGTGAACAAGAAGCCTTTGACAACTACATCCGCTTAGCGGAAATGCTTCCGGAAAGTCAGGACGAATTGAAGTCCCTGGCCAAGATGGAAAAACGCCATAAGAAAGGATTCCAGGCTTGTGGACGTAATTTAAGCGTTGTGGCTGACATGGAATTTGCCCAAGAATTTTTTGGCAAATTGCGTCGCAACTTTGAGGTTGCCAGTGAGGCAAATGATATTATCACCTGTCTGGTGATTCAATCCCTGATTATCGAGTGCTTTGCCATTTCCGCGTACAACATTTATATTCCTCACGCGGATCCCTTTGCGCGTAAAATTACCGAAGGGGTCGTCAAGGATGAGTATCTTCACCTCAACTTTGGCGAGGAATGGCTCAAGGCACATTTTGAAGAGTACAAAGAACAAATTGATGCGGCCAATCGTGAGAACCTGCCCATCGTTTGGGAAATGCTCAACGCTGTCGCCAAGGATGCCAAAGTCCTCAATATGGAAAAGGAGGAGCTAATTGAAGACTTCATGATTGCTTATGGGGAAGCCCTGAGCAACATCGGCTTCACCACCCGTGACATCATGAAAATGTCCTCCTATGGCTTGCGGGGTGCAGCTTAG
- a CDS encoding NADH dehydrogenase subunit K yields the protein MVMSDNLSTPTLINPVERPQVTQELSENLILTTVDDLYNWARLSSLWPMMYGTACCFIEFAALIGSRFDFDRFGLVPRNSPRQADLLITAGTITMKMAPAVVRLYEQMPAPKYVIAMGACTITGGMFSVDSPTAVRGVDKLIPVDVYIPGCPPRPEAIIDAIVKLRKKVSNESLSERGNHQQTHRYHTISHQLKPVDPIFTGHYMRSEARHNPPKQLTEAMGMPVPPALQSTQQQAAEKEEADRG from the coding sequence ATGGTCATGAGTGATAATCTCTCTACCCCCACCCTCATTAATCCCGTTGAGCGTCCTCAAGTGACGCAAGAGTTGTCGGAAAACCTGATTCTGACAACCGTCGATGACCTCTATAACTGGGCCCGTTTGTCAAGTCTCTGGCCCATGATGTACGGGACGGCTTGTTGCTTTATTGAATTTGCCGCCCTGATTGGCTCTCGTTTCGACTTTGACCGCTTTGGTCTGGTTCCCCGTAACAGTCCCCGTCAAGCGGATTTACTGATTACCGCCGGAACCATCACCATGAAAATGGCCCCGGCGGTGGTGCGTCTGTACGAACAGATGCCGGCCCCCAAATATGTCATTGCTATGGGTGCTTGCACCATCACCGGTGGGATGTTTAGCGTCGATTCCCCTACGGCGGTTCGCGGTGTGGATAAGTTGATTCCGGTGGATGTATATATTCCCGGCTGTCCTCCCCGTCCTGAAGCCATTATCGACGCCATTGTCAAACTGCGGAAGAAGGTCTCCAATGAGTCCCTCTCGGAACGGGGCAATCACCAACAGACCCACCGCTACCACACCATCTCGCACCAACTCAAACCCGTTGACCCCATCTTCACGGGTCACTATATGCGCAGTGAGGCTCGGCATAATCCGCCCAAGCAACTCACCGAAGCGATGGGAATGCCCGTTCCCCCCGCTTTACAATCGACACAACAACAAGCTGCTGAGAAAGAGGAGGCAGACCGTGGCTGA